Proteins encoded by one window of Salmonirosea aquatica:
- a CDS encoding glycoside hydrolase family 43 protein: protein MKKILSLVLLFLLGTFAFAQTPKNTSGNPVFPGWYADPEGIIFDNNYWIYPTYSAPYEKQVFFDAFSSPDLVNWTKHEHILDTTNVKWAKRAVWAPAIVQKDGKYFLFFGANDIQSDKEYGGIGVAVADNPAGPFKDHLGKPLIDKFYNGAQPIDQFVFHDKDGQYYIIYGGWRHCNIAKLNADFTGFVPFPDGSTFKEITPESYVEGPFMFIRDGKYYFMWSEGGWTGPNYSVAYAIADSPFGPFQRIGKILQQDPKVATGAGHHSVIQVPNKDQYYIVYHRRPLGETDGNHRVTCIDEMSFDQDGKINPVKITKEGVERQSLK, encoded by the coding sequence ATGAAGAAAATACTTTCACTAGTTTTATTGTTTTTATTGGGAACATTTGCGTTCGCCCAAACCCCAAAAAATACCTCCGGCAATCCCGTCTTTCCGGGTTGGTATGCCGATCCGGAAGGGATCATATTTGATAACAACTATTGGATCTATCCTACCTATTCGGCTCCCTACGAAAAGCAGGTGTTTTTTGATGCATTCTCTTCACCTGACCTTGTCAACTGGACCAAGCACGAGCATATTCTGGACACCACGAATGTCAAATGGGCCAAGCGGGCAGTATGGGCACCCGCCATCGTGCAGAAGGACGGAAAGTATTTCCTGTTTTTTGGAGCCAATGATATTCAGTCAGATAAAGAATACGGCGGCATTGGAGTAGCTGTGGCGGATAATCCCGCCGGGCCTTTTAAGGATCACTTGGGTAAGCCGCTCATTGACAAATTCTACAACGGTGCGCAGCCCATCGATCAGTTTGTGTTTCATGACAAAGACGGGCAATACTACATAATCTACGGTGGCTGGCGGCACTGCAACATCGCCAAACTCAACGCCGATTTTACGGGCTTTGTTCCCTTTCCCGACGGAAGTACCTTCAAGGAAATTACGCCCGAAAGCTACGTGGAGGGCCCGTTCATGTTCATCCGCGACGGCAAGTACTACTTCATGTGGTCGGAAGGTGGCTGGACCGGCCCCAACTATTCGGTAGCCTACGCCATCGCCGATTCACCGTTTGGTCCTTTCCAGCGCATCGGGAAAATCTTGCAGCAGGACCCCAAGGTAGCCACCGGCGCCGGGCATCATTCGGTGATTCAGGTACCTAACAAGGACCAATATTACATCGTCTACCACCGCCGCCCCCTGGGTGAAACCGACGGCAACCACCGCGTGACCTGTATCGATGAAATGTCGTTTGACCAAGACGGCAAGATCAATCCGGTGAAGATTACGAAGGAAGGGGTTGAGCGGCAGAGTTTGAAGTGA
- the parS gene encoding type II RES/Xre toxin-antitoxin system antitoxin, which produces MIPTTKTTTEHYRNLTNLLGKEYVKGKVESSFDFLLIATQGVNANIIKNFRDGFNLSLEATARMLNTSEPTIYRWTRDNRNLDRNFTIKLFEVADLFLYGSEVFGSQENFFKWLNLPNAALGGMEPQALIEIPEGISKVKDILGRIEYGVYS; this is translated from the coding sequence ATGATACCTACCACCAAAACTACCACGGAGCATTACCGGAACCTGACTAACCTGCTGGGCAAGGAGTACGTGAAAGGAAAAGTAGAAAGCTCGTTCGATTTCCTGCTTATCGCTACCCAGGGAGTCAATGCCAACATTATCAAGAACTTCCGGGATGGCTTCAACCTATCTTTAGAAGCCACGGCCCGTATGCTGAACACCTCGGAACCGACGATTTACCGCTGGACGCGCGACAACCGGAACCTGGACCGCAACTTCACGATCAAGCTCTTTGAGGTGGCCGATCTGTTTCTGTACGGCTCGGAAGTGTTTGGCAGTCAGGAGAATTTCTTCAAATGGCTCAACCTACCCAATGCCGCCCTCGGCGGCATGGAACCTCAGGCGCTGATCGAAATTCCTGAAGGCATCTCCAAAGTGAAGGACATTCTGGGGCGCATCGAATACGGCGTGTATAGTTAG
- a CDS encoding polysaccharide deacetylase family protein: MKKTGVLLSLSLLLFQLALAQSRQLCVTVDDLPTVAYGEGNHEEITRKLLANFQKYSIPAIGFVNESKLYEGGKIQTDHVALLRQWLDKGYELGNHTFGHVDYHEVPFAEFSTDLLKGEQITPPLSKAAGLPWRYFRHPYLHIGKNQASYDSLAVFLDDHGYIEAPVTIDNTDYLFAKAYSNAHKVNDKAAMKRIGTDYVAYMEEKAKFYEASSLKLFDREIPQVLLIHASLLNADYLGELAAMYQRRGYQFISLPVALQDAAYREKITKFGSYGISWLDRWALSRGVPRDFFANDPETPAYIVEASN; this comes from the coding sequence ATGAAAAAAACTGGCGTTTTACTTTCCTTATCCCTACTCCTTTTTCAACTCGCCTTGGCCCAGAGCCGACAGCTTTGCGTGACTGTGGATGATTTACCCACGGTGGCCTACGGCGAAGGGAATCACGAAGAAATAACCCGCAAGCTGCTGGCTAACTTTCAGAAATACAGCATCCCGGCTATCGGATTTGTGAATGAAAGCAAGCTCTATGAAGGAGGCAAAATACAAACAGACCACGTGGCCCTGCTTCGGCAATGGCTTGACAAGGGTTATGAGTTAGGCAACCACACCTTCGGCCATGTCGATTACCATGAGGTACCTTTTGCCGAATTTTCGACCGACTTGCTCAAAGGCGAACAAATCACCCCGCCCCTGAGCAAAGCCGCTGGATTGCCGTGGCGGTACTTCCGACATCCTTACCTGCATATTGGCAAAAACCAGGCTTCCTACGATTCGCTGGCTGTTTTTCTGGACGACCACGGCTACATTGAAGCACCCGTGACCATTGACAATACCGATTATCTGTTTGCCAAAGCGTATTCCAACGCCCATAAAGTCAACGACAAGGCAGCAATGAAGCGGATTGGCACCGATTACGTAGCCTATATGGAAGAAAAGGCGAAATTCTATGAGGCGTCCAGTTTAAAGCTTTTCGACCGGGAAATTCCGCAGGTACTCCTCATCCACGCCAGTCTGCTGAATGCCGATTATCTGGGCGAGCTGGCCGCCATGTACCAGCGTCGGGGCTATCAATTCATTAGCTTACCCGTTGCTTTGCAAGATGCTGCCTACCGGGAAAAAATCACCAAATTTGGCAGCTACGGGATTTCCTGGCTCGATCGCTGGGCGCTCAGCCGTGGGGTACCCCGCGATTTTTTCGCCAACGACCCCGAAACACCGGCGTACATCGTGGAAGCGTCGAACTAG
- a CDS encoding NADPH-dependent FMN reductase produces the protein METVKNKKRILAISGSTRRNSSNELILKFIGQHYADVLEVELYEGIDLLPHFNPDLVKENPPAVVIEFREKIQAADGILICTPEYVFSLPGSMKNALEWTVSTTVFSDKPTAFIVASASGAEAFQSLNLILTTIQAKIALDSRLLIQGVKGKVGPLGQINDSATRQGIDTLVNSLLNSID, from the coding sequence ATGGAAACTGTAAAAAATAAAAAACGGATTTTAGCCATTTCGGGCAGTACTCGTCGTAACTCGTCCAACGAATTGATTCTGAAATTCATTGGTCAGCACTACGCCGATGTACTGGAAGTCGAGCTGTACGAAGGAATCGACTTGCTGCCTCATTTTAATCCCGATCTGGTTAAAGAAAATCCTCCCGCCGTGGTAATTGAATTCCGAGAGAAAATCCAGGCCGCCGACGGTATTCTGATATGTACGCCCGAGTATGTATTTAGCTTGCCGGGTAGTATGAAAAATGCGCTGGAATGGACAGTATCCACGACGGTTTTTTCCGACAAACCCACTGCATTCATCGTAGCTTCTGCATCGGGTGCTGAGGCTTTTCAATCGCTGAACCTGATTCTGACCACGATTCAGGCAAAAATTGCCCTTGACTCCCGCTTGCTTATCCAGGGCGTCAAGGGGAAAGTAGGACCACTTGGCCAGATTAACGATTCTGCTACACGTCAGGGGATTGACACTTTGGTAAACTCTTTGCTGAATTCGATC
- a CDS encoding RES family NAD+ phosphorylase: protein MLVYRITGKKYAHDLSGTGAALFGGRWNRKGTPVLYTGGTREIALLETVVHTPPLLVPALDLLILEIPDDSITAFTEKQLPKNWQDYPAPAVLAELGEKWIQGGKTIALKVPSSIVPAAHNYILNCRHPDYARVKLIERTHFRFDGRLVK, encoded by the coding sequence ATGCTGGTATACCGAATTACCGGAAAAAAGTACGCCCATGACCTGTCAGGGACGGGCGCGGCGCTGTTTGGCGGCCGCTGGAACCGCAAAGGCACCCCCGTTTTGTACACGGGTGGGACCCGGGAAATCGCGCTGCTGGAAACGGTTGTCCACACGCCGCCGCTGCTGGTTCCCGCGCTGGATCTGTTGATTCTGGAAATCCCCGACGATTCCATCACGGCCTTTACCGAAAAGCAGCTACCCAAAAACTGGCAAGACTACCCCGCACCGGCTGTTCTGGCGGAACTGGGTGAAAAATGGATACAGGGCGGAAAAACCATCGCCCTGAAGGTACCTAGCAGCATTGTCCCGGCGGCCCACAATTATATCCTCAACTGCCGCCATCCCGATTACGCCCGCGTGAAACTGATCGAACGTACCCACTTTCGATTCGATGGGCGTCTGGTGAAATGA
- a CDS encoding Uma2 family endonuclease, which yields MSTITNLSQLDLDGTYSYADYLKWQFQERVELLRGKILKMTPAPSVRHQRISARLHLQMGHAFREESCQLFYAPFDVRLYNRKKSRKASKEIFTVVQPDLCVICDETKLDEQGCNGAPDLVIEILSPGNTKREMNEKFELYEEAGVREYWLVQPADEVVLIYVLNEDEHYIGLRPATEVVQSAIFPELRVDLGEVFG from the coding sequence ATGTCCACGATCACTAACCTCTCGCAGCTCGACCTCGACGGTACCTATTCATATGCCGATTATCTGAAATGGCAATTTCAGGAACGGGTGGAGTTACTTCGGGGCAAAATTCTCAAAATGACGCCTGCTCCGAGTGTCCGGCATCAGAGAATTTCGGCACGATTGCATTTGCAAATGGGTCATGCTTTCCGGGAGGAATCCTGCCAGCTTTTCTATGCTCCCTTCGACGTGCGGCTATATAACCGGAAAAAGTCACGAAAAGCCAGTAAGGAAATCTTTACCGTGGTGCAGCCGGATCTGTGTGTCATCTGCGATGAAACTAAGCTCGACGAACAAGGCTGCAACGGCGCGCCCGATCTGGTGATCGAAATTCTTTCACCCGGCAACACCAAGCGCGAGATGAATGAAAAATTTGAATTGTACGAAGAAGCGGGCGTCCGGGAATATTGGCTGGTACAGCCCGCCGATGAAGTTGTTCTGATTTACGTACTTAACGAAGACGAACACTACATCGGCCTCCGCCCCGCCACGGAGGTGGTGCAATCCGCTATTTTTCCTGAGTTGCGAGTGGATTTGGGAGAGGTGTTTGGATGA
- a CDS encoding DUF1801 domain-containing protein, protein MQSQAETPAEYIDSLPEDRKEALQKLREVISENLPEGFMETMSYGMIGYVVPHLVYPPGYHCDPNLPLPFMSIASQKNFVAVYHMGIYADEKLLEWFTSEYPHYSKTKLDMGKSCMRFKKLDQIPFALIGELAGKMSAQEWIGLYETKFKR, encoded by the coding sequence ATGCAAAGCCAGGCCGAAACTCCCGCCGAATACATCGATTCCCTACCCGAGGACCGGAAAGAAGCATTGCAAAAACTCCGGGAAGTTATTTCCGAAAACCTGCCCGAAGGCTTTATGGAAACGATGAGTTACGGCATGATCGGCTACGTGGTACCGCATCTGGTGTACCCGCCGGGGTACCATTGCGATCCGAACTTACCCCTGCCTTTTATGAGCATAGCTTCGCAGAAAAACTTCGTGGCGGTGTACCACATGGGTATCTATGCGGATGAGAAATTGTTGGAATGGTTTACCAGCGAGTACCCCCACTATTCCAAAACAAAACTGGATATGGGCAAAAGCTGTATGCGTTTCAAAAAGTTGGATCAGATTCCTTTTGCATTGATTGGAGAATTGGCAGGCAAAATGAGCGCGCAGGAGTGGATCGGGTTATATGAAACCAAGTTCAAACGCTAA
- the alaS gene encoding alanine--tRNA ligase encodes MTSHQIRQAFLDFFKSKQHLIVPSAPLVAKSDPTLMFNNSGMAQFKDFFLGNGTPPARRIADTQKCLRVSGKHNDLEDVGFDTYHHTMFEMLGNWSFGDYFKKEAIQWAWELLTEVYQLPKDRLYVSVFEGDQKDGVPFDQEAWDLWKPIVGEERIILGNKKDNFWEMGDTGPCGPCSEIHVDLRPEAEVAEVSGKSLVNNDHPQVVEIWNLVFMQFERKADGSLVPLPATHVDTGMGFERLCMAIQRKTSNYDTDVFQPTIQVLEEFSNKKYGAERMPDIAMRVIADHLRAVAFAIADGQLPSNVRAGYVIRRILRRAIRYGYSYLNLTEPFINRLVPTLSAQFADVFPGLKDQEEFVTKVILEEERSFLRTLESGLKRLDVITSQLQAQGTSTIPGDEVFELSDTFGFPMDLTALIAREKGLEIDEAGFQQALAQQKARSRSDAAREASDWVEVQDNEGVPVEFMGYDFHETHSHIVKYRKVKTKSSEEYHIVLDRTPFYAEMGGQVGDTGSLELRVDGQPFIVTIADTKKENDLFVHISRDKNLDEVLQTTDSVTARIDTQRRHKIMANHTATHLMLSAMRKVLGGHVSQKGSYLDDNFLRFDFAHFSKVTDEELHQIEEMVNEKIRENIALNVQTNVPIQEALAMGVTATFGEKYGDFVRVVAFDPAYSLELCGGTHIPATGEIGLFKFTSEGSVSAGVRRVEAITGEAALERLREQEVTLAQIKDLLKGPKDLAKAVEALLEERTVLQKKVEALENEKVQQLKGTLLMKVKASNGKNLLIERVEVPNADALKQLAYELRTQVDNLVAVFATELNGKPQLAVYIAENLVQENNLNAGQIVKELAKEIRGGGGGQPFFATAGGSDASGLEKALAKAEGMF; translated from the coding sequence ATGACTTCGCATCAGATACGGCAGGCTTTCCTGGATTTTTTCAAAAGCAAACAACACCTCATCGTTCCATCCGCTCCGCTCGTGGCCAAGAGCGACCCTACCCTCATGTTCAACAATTCGGGGATGGCCCAGTTTAAGGATTTTTTCCTCGGCAATGGTACCCCTCCCGCCCGCCGCATCGCCGACACGCAGAAGTGTCTGCGCGTGAGCGGCAAGCACAACGATCTGGAAGACGTGGGGTTCGATACCTACCACCACACCATGTTCGAGATGCTGGGCAACTGGTCGTTTGGGGATTATTTCAAGAAAGAAGCCATTCAGTGGGCATGGGAACTGCTGACGGAGGTGTATCAACTTCCCAAAGACCGCCTCTACGTATCGGTGTTTGAAGGAGATCAAAAGGATGGGGTACCCTTCGATCAGGAAGCCTGGGACCTGTGGAAACCGATTGTGGGCGAGGAAAGGATCATTTTGGGAAACAAGAAAGATAACTTTTGGGAAATGGGCGATACGGGTCCGTGCGGCCCCTGCTCCGAAATACACGTGGACCTGCGTCCTGAGGCCGAAGTGGCGGAGGTTTCGGGCAAATCGCTGGTAAATAATGATCACCCGCAGGTCGTCGAGATCTGGAACCTGGTGTTCATGCAATTCGAGCGTAAGGCCGATGGTTCGCTGGTACCCTTGCCCGCCACGCACGTGGATACCGGCATGGGCTTCGAGCGGTTGTGCATGGCGATTCAGCGCAAAACCTCCAACTACGACACGGACGTTTTCCAACCCACCATTCAGGTACTGGAGGAGTTTTCCAATAAAAAATACGGAGCCGAGCGCATGCCCGACATCGCCATGCGCGTCATTGCCGACCACCTGCGGGCCGTGGCTTTTGCCATCGCCGACGGGCAGCTACCCTCCAACGTGCGGGCGGGCTACGTCATCCGCCGGATTTTGCGCCGCGCTATTCGCTATGGCTACTCCTACCTTAATCTCACCGAGCCCTTCATCAACCGCCTTGTACCTACCCTTTCGGCGCAGTTTGCCGATGTGTTCCCCGGTCTGAAAGATCAGGAGGAGTTTGTGACGAAGGTGATCCTGGAAGAAGAGCGCTCCTTTTTACGAACATTAGAATCTGGTCTGAAACGACTCGACGTTATCACCAGCCAATTGCAGGCGCAGGGTACCTCCACCATTCCCGGCGACGAAGTGTTTGAACTGAGCGATACCTTCGGCTTTCCGATGGACCTCACGGCGCTGATTGCCCGGGAAAAAGGTTTGGAAATCGACGAAGCCGGATTTCAGCAGGCGCTGGCCCAGCAAAAAGCCCGTTCACGCTCCGACGCCGCCCGCGAAGCCAGCGACTGGGTGGAGGTGCAGGACAATGAGGGGGTACCTGTAGAATTCATGGGCTACGATTTTCACGAAACCCACAGCCACATTGTCAAGTACCGCAAGGTCAAAACCAAGAGCAGCGAGGAGTACCATATCGTACTGGACCGCACGCCGTTCTACGCCGAAATGGGCGGACAGGTAGGTGATACGGGTTCGCTGGAACTTCGTGTGGACGGTCAGCCCTTTATCGTGACGATTGCCGATACCAAGAAAGAGAACGACCTTTTCGTGCACATTTCTCGCGATAAAAATCTGGATGAGGTACTCCAAACTACCGATTCCGTCACGGCCCGGATCGACACCCAGCGCCGCCATAAGATCATGGCCAATCACACCGCCACGCACCTGATGCTGTCGGCCATGCGCAAGGTATTGGGCGGCCACGTGAGTCAGAAGGGCTCTTACCTCGACGACAATTTCCTCCGCTTCGACTTCGCCCATTTTTCCAAAGTGACCGATGAGGAACTGCACCAGATCGAGGAAATGGTGAACGAAAAAATCCGGGAGAACATCGCGCTCAATGTCCAGACCAACGTCCCGATTCAAGAGGCATTAGCGATGGGCGTAACGGCTACCTTCGGTGAAAAGTACGGCGATTTTGTGCGCGTAGTCGCCTTCGACCCTGCCTACTCGCTGGAATTGTGCGGGGGTACCCACATCCCGGCTACTGGTGAAATCGGTCTGTTCAAATTTACGTCCGAAGGCTCCGTTTCGGCGGGGGTACGTCGCGTGGAAGCTATTACCGGCGAAGCCGCGCTGGAACGCCTGCGCGAGCAGGAAGTGACGCTGGCCCAGATCAAAGATCTGCTGAAAGGCCCGAAAGATCTGGCCAAAGCCGTCGAAGCCCTGCTGGAAGAACGCACGGTTCTGCAGAAAAAGGTGGAGGCCCTGGAAAACGAAAAAGTACAGCAATTGAAAGGTACCCTGCTCATGAAAGTCAAAGCTTCGAACGGCAAAAACCTGCTGATCGAGCGCGTGGAGGTACCCAACGCCGATGCCCTGAAACAACTGGCCTACGAACTCAGGACGCAGGTAGACAATCTGGTGGCCGTTTTCGCCACCGAACTCAACGGCAAACCCCAGTTGGCGGTCTATATTGCCGAAAATCTTGTGCAGGAAAATAACCTCAACGCCGGACAAATCGTGAAAGAACTCGCCAAAGAAATACGCGGCGGCGGCGGCGGTCAGCCTTTCTTCGCCACCGCGGGCGGCTCCGATGCCAGCGGGCTGGAAAAGGCATTGGCGAAGGCGGAAGGGATGTTTTAA
- a CDS encoding sulfatase family protein — translation MKFLKKSIFIWIPVTIVALLAFGARSIKYTGTAQVPPSTRPNVLVILADDLGYGDLQCYNSDSQVKTPNLDRLSAEGLRFTDAHSGSAVCSPTRYGLVTGRYAFRSPLKRGVLGGYSPSLIEADRFTIADLLKQAGYQTSVIGKWHLGLDWPKIPGAQPEPPHEPHQWPKGDNLNIEADLTQGPKELGFEYSYIIPSSLDIPPYLYLENGQPSSREIVEIAGSDQPRGVYWRTGKGSKDFKLKETLDQLGTKAQEFLVERRKNPKPFLLYLPLTSPHTPWLPAEQFRGRSGAGTYGDFVAHTDAVVGRVLKTLDSLRLKDNTLVVFTSDNGADWKPGDKEKYPLHKANGILRGEKSDIWEGGHRVPFIVRWPNTIKQPRQSDQLLCLNDLMATLASLTQQKLPADAGQDSFDFSPILLHEKYPTPIRNSLIHHSIEGMFSIRQGKWKYVAGQGSGGWSKDESATKDLPEQLYDLEADPGETRNVIQANPAIAQQLKALLEKQKKQGYTRKGASA, via the coding sequence ATGAAATTTTTAAAAAAATCCATTTTTATCTGGATTCCAGTGACGATTGTGGCACTCCTGGCGTTCGGGGCCAGGTCCATCAAATACACTGGAACAGCCCAGGTACCACCTTCCACACGCCCTAACGTTCTCGTCATTCTGGCCGACGACCTGGGTTATGGGGATTTACAATGCTACAACTCCGATTCGCAGGTCAAAACCCCAAACCTGGATCGATTGAGCGCCGAGGGGCTTCGGTTTACCGACGCGCACTCCGGCTCGGCCGTATGCTCACCTACGCGTTATGGATTAGTGACAGGACGTTATGCCTTCCGATCGCCCTTGAAAAGAGGCGTGCTGGGTGGCTACTCGCCATCGCTGATCGAGGCCGACCGCTTTACGATTGCCGATTTACTGAAGCAGGCCGGGTACCAGACGAGTGTCATCGGTAAGTGGCATTTGGGTCTGGATTGGCCCAAAATTCCCGGTGCCCAACCCGAACCGCCGCATGAACCGCACCAATGGCCCAAGGGAGATAATCTGAATATTGAAGCCGACCTCACACAAGGTCCCAAGGAGTTAGGTTTTGAATATAGCTACATCATTCCCTCTTCGCTGGATATTCCACCCTACCTGTATTTGGAAAACGGCCAGCCCAGCAGCCGGGAAATCGTAGAAATTGCAGGGAGCGACCAGCCCCGGGGTGTTTACTGGCGGACGGGTAAAGGTTCGAAAGATTTTAAGCTGAAAGAAACGCTGGATCAGCTGGGTACCAAAGCGCAGGAGTTTCTGGTAGAAAGACGCAAAAATCCGAAGCCCTTTTTATTATACCTACCCCTCACCAGCCCCCACACGCCCTGGTTGCCCGCCGAGCAGTTTCGGGGAAGATCCGGCGCGGGTACCTATGGTGATTTTGTGGCCCATACCGATGCCGTGGTAGGTAGGGTACTGAAAACGCTGGATAGTCTGAGGCTGAAAGATAATACCCTGGTCGTATTTACCTCCGACAACGGTGCCGACTGGAAACCGGGCGACAAGGAAAAGTACCCGCTCCATAAAGCCAACGGCATATTGAGGGGAGAAAAATCGGATATCTGGGAAGGTGGTCACCGGGTACCCTTCATCGTTCGCTGGCCGAATACTATCAAACAGCCCCGCCAATCGGACCAGCTGCTGTGTCTGAACGACCTCATGGCTACCCTGGCCAGCCTGACTCAACAAAAATTGCCGGCTGATGCGGGACAGGACAGCTTCGATTTCTCCCCCATCCTGCTCCATGAAAAGTATCCCACTCCCATTCGGAACAGCTTGATCCACCATTCCATCGAAGGTATGTTTTCGATCCGACAGGGCAAGTGGAAGTATGTGGCCGGGCAAGGTAGTGGCGGCTGGTCCAAGGACGAATCAGCGACGAAAGATTTACCCGAGCAACTCTACGACCTGGAGGCTGATCCAGGCGAAACCCGAAATGTAATTCAGGCCAATCCCGCCATAGCCCAACAACTCAAAGCATTGCTGGAAAAGCAGAAAAAGCAGGGCTACACACGAAAAGGGGCTTCGGCCTAA